Proteins co-encoded in one Dyella japonica A8 genomic window:
- a CDS encoding GYD domain-containing protein, with protein MATYIALARITEQGMRSIKDTTKRGDAVKAAAGKFGAKVKDLYWTLGQYDLVAIIEAPDELSATAFGLSISAAGNTRSETLRAFSGEEMQAVLVKMG; from the coding sequence ATGGCGACATACATTGCGCTCGCGCGCATCACCGAGCAGGGCATGCGATCGATCAAGGACACCACCAAACGGGGTGATGCGGTAAAGGCCGCGGCGGGAAAGTTCGGCGCCAAGGTCAAGGACCTGTACTGGACGCTTGGGCAGTACGACCTGGTGGCCATCATCGAGGCCCCGGATGAGTTGTCCGCGACCGCCTTCGGCCTGTCCATCAGCGCGGCCGGAAACACGCGATCCGAAACCTTGCGCGCATTCTCCGGCGAGGAGATGCAGGCGGTGCTCGTCAAGATGGGGTAG
- a CDS encoding cytochrome c3 family protein, whose product MLWRTVRRPSVHYSLGFLTLGGFVAGVLFWGAFNTGLEMTNTEAFCTGCHEMRDNVFQELKSTIHYTNRSGVRASCPDCHVPHKWTDKIARKMQASKEVWGKIFGTVDTREKFLDHRLELAEHEWARLKANDSLECRNCHNYTSMDLTRQSTRAAEIHKRWLGTGEKTCIDCHKGIAHHLPDMTGIPQG is encoded by the coding sequence ATGCTTTGGCGGACCGTTCGCCGCCCCAGCGTCCATTACAGCCTTGGCTTCCTCACGCTGGGCGGTTTCGTTGCCGGCGTGCTGTTCTGGGGCGCGTTCAACACGGGCCTGGAGATGACCAATACGGAGGCGTTCTGCACGGGTTGCCATGAGATGCGCGACAACGTCTTCCAGGAACTGAAGTCGACCATCCACTACACCAATCGCTCCGGCGTGCGTGCCAGTTGTCCCGACTGCCATGTACCGCACAAGTGGACGGACAAGATCGCGCGCAAGATGCAGGCATCGAAGGAAGTGTGGGGAAAGATCTTCGGCACGGTGGATACGCGCGAGAAATTCCTCGACCACCGGCTGGAGCTGGCCGAGCATGAATGGGCACGCCTGAAGGCCAACGATTCGCTCGAGTGCCGCAATTGCCACAACTACACATCGATGGACCTGACGCGGCAATCCACACGCGCTGCGGAGATCCACAAACGCTGGCTGGGCACGGGCGAAAAGACCTGCATCGATTGCCACAAGGGCATCGCGCATCACCTTCCTGACATGACGGGGATCCCGCAGGGGTAA
- the napA gene encoding periplasmic nitrate reductase subunit alpha, which yields MTLTLTRRDFIRNSAIAVAANVAGLALPANATNVLLEGDMTQLKWSKAPCRFCGTGCGVNVAVKDGRVVATHGDQLAEVNRGINCVKGYFLSKIMYGADRLTMPLLRKKDGVYAKDGTFTEVSWDEAFDVMAQQFKRVLKEKGPEYVGMFGSGQWTVWEGYAANKLFKGGFRSNNLDPNARHCMASAVMGFMRSFGMDEPMGCYDDIEATDAFVLWGSNMAEMHPILWTRVTDRRLSNPNVKVAVLSTFEHRSFELADIPIVFTPQTDLVILNYIANHIIQTGRVNKDFVNKHTTFKRGVTDIGYGLRPDNPLEVNAKNAKDPNASEPIDFEQFAAFVKPYTLEKTVEMTGVEKGWLEKLAELYADPNTKVVSFWTMGFNQHTRGVWANNMVYNLHLLTGKISTPGNSPFSLTGQPSACGTAREVGTFSHRLPADMVVTNPEHRKHAEEIWKVPHGIIQPKPGYHAVQQNRMLRDGKLNAYWVQVNNNVQAGANLMQETYLGYRDPRNFIVVSDAYPTVTAQSADLILPAAMWVEKEGAYGNAERRTQFWHQLVKAPGQARSDLWQLMEFSKRFTTDEVWPADILAANPQFKGKTLFDVLYRNGNVDKFPSSEMEAGYDNDETAAFGFYVQKGLFEEYATFGRGHGHDLAPFDDYHKARGLRWPVVNGKETRWRYREGSDPYVKAGTEFQFYGNPDGRAVIWALPYEPPAEMPDKEYDLWLSTGRVLEHWHSGSMTMRVPELYRAFPEAMVFMNPDDARARGLKRGDEVKVISRRGEMRSRVETRGRNRPPQGLVFVPWFDAGQLINKVTLDATDPISKQTDYKKCAVKVVAV from the coding sequence ATGACACTGACCCTGACGCGAAGGGATTTCATCCGCAACTCCGCCATTGCCGTGGCGGCGAACGTGGCCGGCCTTGCCCTGCCCGCCAACGCCACGAACGTCCTGCTGGAAGGGGACATGACCCAGCTCAAGTGGAGCAAGGCGCCCTGCCGCTTCTGCGGCACCGGCTGCGGGGTCAACGTGGCAGTGAAGGACGGCCGCGTGGTGGCCACGCACGGCGACCAGCTGGCCGAGGTCAATCGCGGCATCAACTGCGTGAAGGGCTATTTCCTTTCCAAGATCATGTATGGCGCGGACCGCCTGACCATGCCGCTGCTGCGCAAGAAAGATGGTGTCTATGCCAAGGACGGCACCTTCACCGAAGTCTCGTGGGACGAAGCCTTCGACGTGATGGCCCAGCAGTTCAAGCGCGTGCTGAAGGAAAAGGGCCCCGAGTACGTCGGCATGTTCGGTTCCGGCCAGTGGACCGTGTGGGAGGGCTATGCCGCCAACAAGCTGTTCAAGGGCGGCTTCCGCAGCAACAACCTCGACCCGAACGCACGCCATTGCATGGCCTCGGCGGTCATGGGCTTCATGCGCAGCTTCGGCATGGACGAGCCGATGGGTTGCTATGACGACATCGAAGCCACCGACGCCTTCGTGCTGTGGGGTTCGAACATGGCGGAGATGCATCCCATCCTGTGGACGCGCGTCACCGATCGGCGGCTGTCCAACCCCAACGTGAAGGTGGCGGTGCTGTCGACCTTCGAGCATCGCAGCTTCGAGCTGGCCGACATCCCCATCGTGTTCACGCCGCAGACGGACCTGGTGATCCTGAACTACATCGCCAACCACATCATCCAGACCGGCCGGGTCAACAAGGATTTCGTCAACAAGCACACCACCTTCAAGCGCGGCGTCACCGACATTGGCTACGGTCTGCGCCCGGACAATCCGCTGGAAGTGAATGCCAAGAACGCCAAGGACCCGAACGCCAGCGAGCCCATCGACTTCGAACAGTTCGCCGCCTTCGTCAAGCCGTACACGCTGGAAAAAACCGTCGAAATGACGGGCGTGGAAAAGGGCTGGCTGGAAAAGCTGGCCGAACTCTATGCCGACCCGAACACCAAGGTCGTGTCGTTCTGGACCATGGGTTTCAACCAGCACACGCGCGGCGTGTGGGCCAACAACATGGTCTACAACCTGCACCTGCTCACCGGCAAGATTTCCACGCCGGGCAATAGCCCGTTCTCGCTCACCGGCCAACCTTCCGCCTGCGGTACCGCACGAGAGGTGGGCACGTTCAGCCATCGCCTGCCGGCCGACATGGTGGTGACCAACCCGGAGCACCGCAAGCACGCCGAGGAGATCTGGAAGGTCCCGCACGGCATCATCCAGCCCAAGCCCGGCTACCACGCCGTGCAGCAAAACCGCATGCTGCGCGACGGCAAGCTCAATGCGTACTGGGTGCAGGTCAACAACAACGTACAGGCCGGCGCGAACCTGATGCAGGAGACGTACCTGGGCTATCGCGATCCGCGCAACTTCATCGTCGTGTCGGATGCCTACCCCACGGTCACCGCGCAGTCGGCGGACCTGATCCTTCCCGCCGCCATGTGGGTGGAGAAGGAAGGTGCCTATGGCAATGCCGAACGCCGCACGCAGTTCTGGCACCAGCTGGTGAAGGCACCGGGACAGGCACGCTCGGATCTGTGGCAACTCATGGAGTTCTCCAAGCGATTCACTACGGACGAAGTCTGGCCGGCGGACATCCTCGCCGCCAATCCGCAGTTCAAGGGCAAGACACTGTTCGACGTGCTGTACCGCAACGGCAATGTCGACAAGTTCCCCTCCTCCGAGATGGAGGCCGGTTACGACAATGACGAAACCGCCGCCTTCGGCTTCTACGTGCAGAAGGGCCTGTTCGAGGAGTACGCGACGTTCGGCCGGGGGCATGGCCATGACCTCGCGCCGTTCGACGATTACCACAAGGCACGCGGCCTGCGCTGGCCCGTGGTCAATGGCAAGGAAACCCGCTGGCGTTATCGCGAAGGCTCCGACCCCTACGTGAAGGCCGGCACGGAGTTCCAGTTCTATGGCAACCCGGATGGCCGCGCGGTGATCTGGGCGCTGCCGTATGAACCACCCGCCGAGATGCCGGACAAGGAATACGACCTGTGGCTGTCCACCGGACGCGTACTGGAGCACTGGCACTCCGGCTCGATGACCATGCGCGTGCCGGAGCTGTACCGCGCCTTCCCTGAAGCCATGGTGTTCATGAACCCCGATGACGCACGTGCGCGTGGCCTCAAGCGCGGGGACGAGGTGAAGGTGATCTCCCGGCGCGGCGAAATGCGCTCGCGAGTGGAAACGCGTGGCCGTAACCGTCCGCCACAAGGCCTGGTGTTCGTGCCCTGGTTCGACGCGGGCCAGCTGATCAACAAGGTGACGCTGGACGCGACCGATCCGATCTCCAAGCAGACCGACTACAAGAAGTGCGCGGTCAAGGTCGTGGCCGTCTAG
- a CDS encoding chaperone NapD, whose product MSDVHAPRPGAPARDEHHISSLVVLHRPEATDALKAFVDHRPALDIAVQGDCRCVMVCETDSQRAVMDHIDALEALPGVINVSLIYHHVEPRAVMDDVMETGATPRGTDA is encoded by the coding sequence ATGTCTGACGTCCATGCGCCCCGCCCAGGAGCCCCCGCAAGGGACGAACACCACATCTCCAGCCTGGTAGTGCTGCATCGTCCTGAGGCTACCGACGCGCTGAAGGCTTTTGTCGATCACCGCCCCGCCCTGGACATCGCCGTACAGGGAGACTGCCGCTGCGTGATGGTGTGCGAAACCGACAGCCAGCGCGCGGTGATGGACCACATCGATGCCCTGGAGGCCTTGCCCGGCGTCATCAACGTATCGCTGATCTACCACCACGTGGAACCCCGCGCCGTCATGGACGACGTGATGGAAACGGGCGCTACGCCCCGAGGAACCGACGCATGA
- a CDS encoding VOC family protein: MPKPPFRLSRIDHVVLRVTDVAAMQRFYCDVLGCKEERRQDEIGLVQLRAGDSLIDLVALDSKLGRLGGAGPGKEGHNMDHLCLQVEDYDEAAIVAHLKAHGVRVGDIGSRYGAKGEGPSIYLYDPQGNMIELKGPPHA, from the coding sequence ATGCCCAAGCCCCCATTCCGATTGAGCCGTATCGACCACGTGGTGCTGCGCGTGACTGACGTGGCCGCCATGCAGCGCTTCTATTGCGACGTGCTGGGCTGCAAGGAAGAGCGCCGGCAGGACGAGATCGGCCTGGTGCAGCTGCGCGCCGGCGACTCCCTGATCGACCTGGTGGCGCTGGACAGCAAGCTGGGCCGCCTGGGCGGCGCGGGCCCGGGCAAGGAGGGGCACAACATGGACCACCTGTGCCTGCAGGTGGAGGATTACGACGAGGCCGCCATCGTGGCCCACCTGAAAGCCCATGGCGTGCGCGTCGGCGATATCGGCTCGCGCTACGGCGCCAAGGGCGAGGGCCCGTCCATCTACCTGTACGACCCGCAGGGAAACATGATCGAGCTTAAGGGCCCGCCGCACGCCTGA
- a CDS encoding molybdopterin-dependent oxidoreductase, with translation MTKRMGTRFYLSSFLLATCLVFAAHAADVVSSNGATEVKVLTAGKPPLTLDAKTLAGMPHEEVTASAHDEPASQWRGVKLEDVLARAGVSLDKPLHGKALASFVRVTAADQYQVVFGLADLDATLGHTQVLLVDTRDGKPLDKDGPFRLLVPGDKRPARWVRNVTSIEVVDGGTTARP, from the coding sequence ATGACAAAACGGATGGGGACGCGGTTTTACCTAAGTAGTTTTCTGCTTGCTACGTGTTTGGTGTTTGCGGCGCATGCTGCCGATGTGGTGTCGTCCAATGGGGCGACGGAAGTGAAGGTGCTCACGGCAGGCAAGCCTCCGTTGACGCTGGATGCCAAAACCCTGGCTGGCATGCCTCACGAAGAGGTGACGGCGTCTGCGCACGATGAACCTGCCAGCCAGTGGCGAGGCGTGAAGCTGGAAGACGTGCTGGCCAGGGCTGGCGTGTCGCTGGACAAACCGCTGCACGGCAAGGCCCTGGCCTCCTTCGTTCGCGTCACTGCCGCCGATCAGTATCAGGTCGTGTTCGGTCTTGCCGATCTCGATGCCACGCTGGGACACACGCAGGTTCTGCTGGTCGATACGCGCGACGGCAAGCCACTGGACAAGGATGGTCCTTTCCGCCTGCTGGTGCCGGGGGACAAGCGGCCCGCGCGCTGGGTGCGCAATGTGACATCCATCGAAGTGGTGGATGGTGGAACCACGGCGCGCCCATGA
- a CDS encoding nitrate reductase cytochrome c-type subunit: MRDKSLIVIAALVVLVAAAIGFAVGRKSTPEPQVATPPAATQPAVASTAEPVSAGDQIDGIRRGAAVNREIAPPLMARVENTDIKRNRAYPMQPPTIPHSIDNYQIDKNSNRCLLCHSRANADKFQAPPVSVTHYMDRNDQFLATISPRRYFCNQCHVVQTDAKTLVANNFKDIDTILSEENAKKAN, encoded by the coding sequence ATGCGCGACAAATCCCTTATCGTTATCGCAGCGCTGGTGGTGCTCGTGGCCGCTGCCATTGGTTTCGCCGTCGGCCGGAAATCCACGCCCGAGCCGCAGGTCGCCACCCCGCCCGCCGCGACGCAACCCGCCGTCGCAAGCACGGCGGAACCCGTTTCGGCCGGCGATCAGATCGACGGCATCCGCCGAGGCGCCGCAGTCAATCGGGAAATCGCCCCGCCGCTGATGGCCCGCGTGGAGAACACGGACATCAAGCGTAACCGCGCCTACCCGATGCAGCCGCCCACCATCCCGCACTCGATCGACAACTACCAGATCGACAAGAACTCCAACCGCTGCCTGCTGTGTCATTCGCGCGCCAACGCGGACAAGTTCCAGGCGCCGCCGGTCAGCGTGACCCACTACATGGATCGCAACGACCAGTTCCTTGCCACCATTTCGCCGCGCCGTTATTTCTGCAACCAGTGCCACGTGGTGCAGACCGACGCCAAGACGCTGGTGGCCAACAACTTCAAGGACATTGACACCATTCTGTCCGAAGAAAACGCGAAGAAGGCGAACTGA